A window from Pokkaliibacter sp. MBI-7 encodes these proteins:
- a CDS encoding EAL domain-containing protein, translating into MDGKLILIVEDSLTQALHLQALLEAHRCTVAVAGNGVEALEYVEHSLPDVIISDVIMPRMDGYELCRTLKSRPATASIPVILVTSLTDPRDVVRGLTCGADNFITKPYDERYLVSRIRYLIVNHEHREHERVQIGIEVMLAGERHFITAARQQMLDLLISTYEEGIRLNAELKSKHEELSQSNSLINSLFRFTSDLSAASSEKDIIQRGLTQLLSFNGVACAWLMLTSDEQWHLAGLVGEGLTANRILHCGLQCPCHHAYDTDHFCDLIEVADCPVLQEVFPQQHHVTIPLFFGNEVAGLLNVAQEEGAAWDEQQRSALRALGHQFSVALGRARLFDSLELLVGQRTAALQQEMHRRESAQIALAKNEALLRHILETLPVGVLVADVDGQMILHNPEARRLWDATQQGAQTCTGHWEASGEAIQGHNWPLQHSLSSGQAFLNQVAEITREGEQKTLLVSAVPFALEGEERHGAISVLQDISVQRQAEMELRLRNHAIEASVNAIIITDASQADNPIVYVNPAFERITGYATEEVMGCNCRLLQGNDREQMGLESIRRALRNGSEGAALLRNYRKDGSLFWNELRVAPVRDDQGRIRHFVGVLNDVTDAKRYQEQLEYQANYDDLTGLPNRNLLMDRIQQSINFNSRHRSGFALAFIDLDNFKYVNDSLGHVVGDQLLRQVAQALSGCVREGDTLARLGGDEFVVLLNDMADLDSISITLRCMLDAVASPKVLEETEVLVTSSIGFCLAPQDGNDPVTLLKKADNAMYRAKEQGRNQICSYKQEMDEAVRRRLALEHDLRLGLERNELVLYYQPQWSPHSHTTVGVEALVRWRRGDRMVSPAEFIPLAEETGLILELDDWVVRTACAQAKAWQEANLPRMTVSVNLSARQFKSGRCIELIREVLQKTELEPELLKVEVTESLVMQNAEDALMTMQQLRQLGVGLSMDDFGTGYSSLSYLKRFPFQQLKIDKSFVDNVVGDREGAAIVQAVIGLGKTLGIQIVAEGVETMAQYNYLTLAGCDLIQGYFFSPPLPVDACTTFLQQDHNWNPRLL; encoded by the coding sequence GTGGACGGCAAACTTATTCTCATCGTCGAAGACAGCCTGACCCAGGCGCTGCACTTGCAGGCGTTGCTGGAAGCGCATCGCTGCACAGTTGCGGTGGCAGGTAACGGCGTTGAGGCGCTGGAGTATGTCGAGCACAGCCTGCCAGATGTCATCATCAGCGATGTCATCATGCCCAGGATGGATGGATATGAATTATGCCGGACGCTGAAGTCCCGCCCGGCAACCGCCTCCATACCGGTGATTCTGGTCACTTCCCTGACCGATCCGCGGGATGTCGTCAGAGGTCTGACCTGCGGTGCCGACAACTTCATCACCAAACCCTATGACGAACGCTATCTGGTCAGCCGCATTCGCTACCTGATCGTCAACCACGAGCACCGTGAGCACGAGCGGGTGCAGATCGGCATTGAGGTGATGCTGGCCGGCGAGCGTCATTTCATTACCGCGGCCCGCCAACAGATGCTGGATCTGCTGATTTCCACTTACGAGGAAGGGATTCGCCTCAATGCCGAGCTGAAGAGCAAGCATGAGGAGCTGAGCCAGAGCAATTCCCTGATTAACAGCCTGTTTCGCTTCACCTCAGATCTCAGTGCCGCCAGCAGTGAGAAGGATATCATTCAGCGTGGGTTGACCCAGTTGCTTAGCTTTAACGGGGTAGCCTGTGCCTGGCTGATGCTGACCAGTGACGAGCAGTGGCATCTGGCGGGGCTGGTCGGCGAAGGGCTGACAGCCAACCGCATTCTGCACTGTGGGCTGCAGTGCCCCTGCCACCATGCCTACGACACGGATCATTTTTGTGACCTGATCGAGGTGGCAGACTGTCCCGTACTGCAGGAGGTCTTCCCCCAGCAGCACCACGTCACTATTCCGTTGTTCTTTGGTAATGAGGTGGCGGGGTTGCTGAATGTTGCGCAGGAAGAGGGCGCTGCCTGGGATGAGCAGCAACGTTCGGCGCTGCGGGCACTGGGGCATCAGTTTTCGGTGGCGCTGGGACGTGCCCGACTGTTTGACAGCCTTGAGCTGCTGGTAGGGCAGCGCACAGCAGCGTTGCAGCAGGAAATGCATCGCCGCGAAAGTGCGCAGATCGCACTGGCCAAGAACGAAGCATTGCTGCGTCATATTCTGGAAACCCTGCCAGTGGGGGTGCTGGTGGCCGATGTGGATGGCCAGATGATTCTGCACAACCCGGAAGCGCGGCGTCTCTGGGATGCCACCCAGCAGGGTGCACAGACCTGCACAGGGCACTGGGAAGCCAGTGGTGAAGCGATTCAGGGCCACAACTGGCCGCTGCAGCACAGCCTGAGTAGCGGTCAGGCGTTTCTCAATCAGGTGGCGGAAATCACCCGTGAGGGTGAGCAGAAGACCCTGCTGGTTTCCGCTGTTCCCTTCGCGCTGGAGGGCGAAGAGCGCCACGGTGCCATCAGTGTGCTGCAGGATATCAGTGTGCAACGCCAGGCCGAGATGGAGCTGCGGTTGCGCAATCATGCGATCGAAGCCAGCGTCAATGCCATCATCATCACGGATGCCAGTCAGGCTGATAATCCCATTGTTTATGTCAATCCGGCCTTCGAGCGGATCACCGGCTATGCCACGGAAGAGGTGATGGGGTGTAACTGCCGCCTGTTGCAGGGCAATGACCGCGAGCAGATGGGGCTGGAAAGCATTCGCCGGGCGCTGCGTAATGGCAGTGAAGGGGCCGCCTTGCTGCGCAATTACCGCAAGGACGGATCGCTGTTCTGGAACGAGCTGCGGGTGGCGCCGGTGCGCGATGATCAGGGTCGCATCCGGCATTTTGTCGGGGTGCTCAATGATGTCACCGATGCCAAACGTTATCAGGAGCAGCTTGAATATCAGGCCAATTACGATGACCTGACCGGCCTGCCCAACCGTAATCTGCTGATGGATCGCATTCAGCAGTCAATCAACTTCAACAGTCGCCACCGTTCCGGGTTTGCGCTGGCGTTTATTGATCTGGATAACTTCAAGTACGTCAATGACAGTCTGGGCCACGTTGTGGGTGATCAGCTGTTGCGGCAGGTGGCTCAGGCACTGAGTGGTTGTGTGCGGGAGGGCGATACTCTGGCGCGTCTGGGCGGCGATGAGTTTGTGGTGCTGCTCAATGATATGGCGGATCTCGACAGTATCAGTATCACCCTGCGCTGCATGCTGGATGCCGTTGCTTCTCCCAAGGTGCTGGAGGAAACCGAAGTGCTGGTGACTTCCAGTATCGGCTTCTGTCTGGCGCCTCAGGATGGCAACGATCCGGTGACCCTGCTGAAGAAAGCAGACAACGCCATGTATCGGGCCAAGGAGCAGGGCCGCAATCAGATTTGCAGCTACAAGCAGGAAATGGATGAGGCAGTCAGGCGCCGTCTGGCGCTGGAACATGACCTGCGTCTCGGGCTGGAGCGCAATGAGCTGGTGCTGTATTACCAGCCGCAGTGGAGTCCTCACAGCCATACCACGGTAGGGGTGGAGGCTCTGGTGCGCTGGCGCCGGGGCGACCGCATGGTGTCGCCCGCTGAATTTATTCCGCTGGCAGAGGAGACCGGGCTGATCCTGGAACTGGATGATTGGGTGGTACGCACCGCCTGTGCCCAGGCCAAAGCCTGGCAGGAAGCCAATCTGCCGCGCATGACGGTATCGGTCAATCTGTCTGCCCGGCAGTTCAAAAGTGGCCGTTGTATTGAGCTGATCCGTGAGGTGCTGCAGAAAACTGAGCTGGAGCCAGAGTTGCTGAAGGTGGAGGTGACCGAAAGTCTGGTGATGCAGAATGCCGAAGATGCCCTGATGACGATGCAACAGCTGCGACAGCTGGGAGTAGGGCTGTCGATGGATGATTTTGGTACCGGTTATTCCTCGCTGAGCTACCTCAAGCGTTTCCCCTTCCAGCAGCTGAAGATTGACAAGAGCTTTGTGGACAACGTGGTGGGTGATCGTGAAGGGGCTGCCATCGTTCAGGCGGTGATCGGTCTGGGTAAGACGCTGGGGATCCAAATTGTGGCGGAAGGGGTTGAGACCATGGCCCAGTACAACTATCTGACACTGGCGGGCTGTGACCTGATTCAAGGCTACTTTTTCTCCCCGCCCCTGCCAGTGGATGCCTGCACTACCTTCCTGCAGCAGGATCATAACTGGAACCCCAGACTGCTGTAG
- the cheB gene encoding chemotaxis-specific protein-glutamate methyltransferase CheB, whose translation MNNLRVLIVEDSLVIRQLLRHVLEEAGFEVIGEAGNGLEAVEFVSRIQPDVITMDVHMPVMDGYSAARRIMESHPIPIVVVTASSNIGDSVTAMQVLEAGAITVLQKPQGPDHPHFQQDVAELVRTLKIAAEVRLVRRRGSRQADTQTVPVQAAAPLLHPRMVLIGASTGGPAALKTFLSHLHPQLPWPVLIVQHISPGFLPSLCEWLNLSSAIPVRVAEFGETVQPGHAYLAPDLCHMQVDGQGRVLLSEGDARTMLCPSVAQLFSGALRYLQGQCIAILFSGMGQDGVEEMLQLRQLGALTLAQHPDTVVVNGMPGEAVRRGAASQVLTPEQMAELVLKLGRQ comes from the coding sequence ATGAACAACTTGCGCGTGTTGATAGTGGAAGACTCGCTGGTGATCCGCCAGTTGCTGCGCCACGTCCTTGAAGAGGCCGGGTTCGAGGTGATTGGCGAAGCGGGTAACGGTCTGGAAGCGGTGGAGTTTGTCAGCCGCATTCAGCCTGACGTCATCACCATGGATGTGCATATGCCGGTGATGGACGGCTACAGCGCAGCGCGGCGGATCATGGAGAGCCATCCGATTCCTATTGTGGTGGTCACGGCCAGCAGCAATATCGGCGACAGCGTCACTGCTATGCAGGTGCTGGAGGCTGGGGCCATCACCGTACTGCAGAAGCCGCAAGGGCCGGATCATCCTCATTTTCAGCAGGATGTGGCAGAACTGGTACGGACCCTGAAGATTGCCGCCGAGGTCAGACTGGTCCGTCGTCGAGGCTCACGGCAGGCGGATACCCAGACGGTGCCGGTGCAGGCCGCCGCGCCGCTCTTGCACCCGCGTATGGTACTGATTGGCGCCTCCACCGGAGGCCCTGCGGCGCTCAAGACCTTTCTCTCACATCTGCACCCGCAATTGCCCTGGCCGGTACTGATTGTGCAGCATATCTCTCCCGGCTTTCTGCCCAGTTTGTGTGAGTGGCTGAACCTGTCTTCGGCCATTCCGGTACGGGTGGCAGAGTTTGGCGAAACAGTGCAGCCGGGGCATGCCTACCTGGCCCCCGATCTGTGCCATATGCAGGTGGACGGTCAGGGGCGGGTACTGTTGTCTGAGGGCGATGCGCGCACCATGCTGTGCCCGTCGGTTGCTCAGCTGTTCAGCGGTGCACTGCGTTATCTGCAGGGGCAGTGCATTGCCATTCTGTTTTCCGGTATGGGGCAGGATGGCGTCGAGGAAATGTTGCAGCTGCGCCAGCTTGGCGCCCTGACCCTGGCCCAGCACCCGGACACGGTGGTGGTCAATGGCATGCCGGGCGAAGCAGTGAGGCGAGGGGCGGCCAGCCAGGTGCTCACTCCTGAGCAAATGGCCGAACTGGTCTTGAAGCTGGGCAGGCAATAG
- a CDS encoding response regulator has translation MNPAQQALRLKLLAAFRSEAAERLNVLGDVLAQAEQSATQAEVEQIFREIHSLKGAARAVSLPLIEELCHSWESLFASLRRRNVSPAAAHLQLCRQASGMLRQLLADIEAPRPAQLSGLCRQLESGQLAPASAIETDFVETKTDLETNTEIESTAATATEPVVAEPEAETAVQSGPATATLPPVTPEPVTPQTVTSPVTEEAPVAQGKASEVSVQPEPLAQPQPVATGLLEQDSLQQWQMRLQGLLQPPAAPPVTAEEEQRQVLRVDVSRFDGLMAVADTLQQTRLDSRQLVQDCQGLLQQLEQWRRHGQDAQVMLRQWQSDGHQPPRQASATEPQRLQELIEALRAGLASWEYQLGHMNQAMQQLERNVVGVTELMQQELQAILILPCSSVTEGMAGMVQELAETTGKAVRLQISGAELKVDKRVLDGIRTPLLHLLRNAVDHGIEAAAERQKQGKASQGSLCVRFVQDTAGRFELQVEDDGGGMNIEVLKRKALAQRIVDEEALSAMSDEAACQLAFHSGLSTSAMITDLSGRGLGLAIVREKVERLGGHVSLLSVPGRGCRFTFRLPVSLATYRVVLVQVAGNCLALPAGVVERVLRISQEALKTIERRLSVRVGDQLLPVWPLATLLHLVQAPRERPSHWQIVQLSVGSESLGLLVDEVVGDQEVVIKSLGPQLQRVPNVLAATQLGDGRIVPVLHPQDLYKSACLSGVTDMPLGEQEQVAQPRVLVAEDSITSRSLLKMILESAGYQVITANDGVDAWERLRQESVDLLVSDVEMPRMDGFELTARLRADRRLENLPVILVTALSRSEDRERGLEVGANAYIVKSGFDQGNLLDVVRQLV, from the coding sequence ATGAATCCGGCGCAACAGGCTCTGCGACTGAAACTGCTGGCCGCTTTTCGCAGCGAGGCGGCTGAACGCCTGAACGTGCTCGGTGACGTGCTGGCGCAGGCGGAGCAGAGCGCAACGCAGGCGGAGGTGGAGCAGATATTCCGTGAGATTCACAGCCTAAAGGGAGCGGCCCGGGCCGTCAGCCTGCCGCTGATTGAGGAGCTGTGCCATAGCTGGGAAAGCCTGTTTGCCAGTTTGCGGCGGCGCAATGTCAGCCCGGCAGCGGCTCATCTGCAGCTATGTCGTCAGGCCAGTGGCATGCTGCGGCAGTTGCTGGCCGACATTGAGGCACCGCGCCCTGCTCAGCTGAGCGGGCTGTGCCGGCAGCTGGAAAGTGGTCAGCTGGCACCTGCGTCAGCGATAGAGACAGACTTTGTAGAGACAAAGACAGATCTAGAGACAAATACAGAGATAGAGAGTACGGCGGCAACCGCGACCGAACCGGTAGTGGCTGAACCAGAGGCAGAGACGGCAGTGCAGTCTGGCCCAGCGACCGCAACGCTGCCACCAGTAACGCCAGAGCCCGTCACGCCGCAGACAGTGACCTCACCCGTGACTGAAGAGGCACCTGTTGCCCAGGGTAAGGCGTCTGAGGTTTCTGTGCAGCCTGAACCTCTGGCCCAGCCTCAGCCGGTTGCGACGGGATTGCTGGAGCAGGACAGCCTGCAGCAATGGCAGATGCGACTGCAAGGCTTACTGCAGCCACCCGCTGCACCGCCGGTGACAGCAGAAGAGGAGCAGCGTCAGGTGTTGCGGGTGGATGTCAGCCGTTTTGACGGCTTGATGGCTGTGGCCGATACCCTGCAGCAGACCAGGCTCGACAGTCGTCAGTTGGTGCAGGACTGTCAGGGGTTGCTGCAACAGCTGGAGCAGTGGCGTCGCCATGGTCAGGATGCGCAGGTCATGCTGCGGCAATGGCAGAGTGACGGCCATCAGCCGCCACGACAGGCCAGCGCCACGGAGCCGCAACGTCTACAGGAGCTGATCGAAGCGCTGCGCGCCGGACTGGCCAGCTGGGAATATCAGCTGGGGCATATGAATCAGGCCATGCAGCAGCTGGAGCGCAACGTCGTCGGCGTGACAGAGCTGATGCAGCAGGAGCTGCAGGCCATTCTGATCTTGCCCTGCAGTTCAGTGACCGAAGGTATGGCGGGGATGGTGCAGGAGCTGGCGGAAACCACTGGCAAGGCCGTCAGGCTGCAGATCAGTGGTGCCGAGCTGAAGGTGGACAAGCGTGTGCTGGACGGCATCCGTACGCCTTTGCTGCATCTTCTACGCAATGCCGTCGATCACGGCATTGAGGCCGCAGCAGAGCGCCAGAAGCAGGGAAAAGCGAGTCAGGGCAGCCTCTGCGTGCGTTTTGTGCAGGACACCGCCGGGCGCTTTGAACTGCAGGTGGAAGATGACGGCGGGGGCATGAATATCGAGGTGCTGAAGCGCAAGGCGCTGGCCCAGCGCATTGTCGATGAAGAGGCACTGTCGGCGATGAGCGATGAAGCCGCCTGCCAGCTCGCTTTTCATTCCGGGCTGTCGACGTCCGCCATGATTACTGACCTGTCCGGCCGTGGGCTGGGGCTGGCGATTGTACGGGAGAAGGTAGAGCGGCTGGGGGGGCATGTCAGTCTGCTCAGTGTGCCCGGCCGGGGGTGTCGTTTCACCTTCCGTCTGCCGGTCAGTCTGGCCACCTATCGTGTTGTACTGGTGCAGGTCGCCGGGAACTGTCTGGCACTACCGGCAGGCGTGGTCGAGCGGGTACTGCGTATCAGTCAGGAGGCGCTGAAAACCATCGAGCGTCGGCTGTCGGTACGGGTGGGTGACCAACTGCTGCCCGTGTGGCCGTTAGCGACACTGCTGCATCTTGTGCAGGCACCCAGAGAGCGCCCCAGCCACTGGCAGATTGTGCAGCTGAGTGTCGGTAGTGAGTCGCTTGGCCTGCTGGTCGATGAGGTGGTGGGCGATCAGGAAGTGGTAATCAAGTCCCTGGGGCCGCAGTTGCAGCGGGTACCCAATGTGCTGGCCGCGACCCAGCTGGGCGATGGTCGGATTGTGCCGGTTCTGCACCCGCAGGATCTGTATAAGAGCGCCTGTCTGAGCGGGGTTACCGACATGCCCCTCGGTGAACAGGAGCAGGTTGCTCAGCCGCGGGTGCTGGTGGCCGAAGACTCCATAACCTCGCGCAGCCTGCTGAAGATGATTCTGGAAAGTGCGGGCTATCAGGTGATCACCGCCAACGACGGTGTGGATGCCTGGGAACGTTTGCGTCAGGAGTCGGTCGACCTGCTGGTGTCGGACGTGGAGATGCCGCGCATGGATGGTTTTGAACTGACTGCCCGACTGCGGGCAGACCGGCGGCTGGAAAATTTACCGGTGATTCTGGTGACGGCACTCAGTCGCAGCGAGGACCGCGAGCGTGGTCTGGAGGTGGGTGCCAATGCCTATATCGTCAAAAGTGGTTTTGATCAGGGCAATCTGCTCGACGTGGTCCGCCAATTGGTGTGA
- a CDS encoding methyl-accepting chemotaxis protein: protein MERLEHLTTRSKLLLSFGVVFLLLLAVSWSSAHSLQQLQAAQQRLYDTYVAQLLALKNIRINLNSNRADILQLLMNNDTSNDEKIQQRMLQRGQDDENAMQQLMVSNAAKPQMLAVLNQMVEVRHQYQAVRERQLQAIRSGDSKALEQTLALAVGEQAQRVEQMRSLAEQASLLIEQNVALLQQQSSDTLQRQEWLLLGVTLLAVLLIIALVIWLNRQLALPLVGLTQWAQRIAQGELPDHMTVSERRDEVGQLQRAFGQMGGYLTTLASQAGRIADGELDLSARPVSERDLLGSAFARMTGYLRELSVSAAQIAGGDLSVTVTPRSGRDALGAAFATMVSNLRALLLQLQGGIDVLASASQEILSMTAQVAASSQETSVSISEISTTVEEVKQTAGQASERARTMTAAAQQAAQVGQQGKQAVEVTLERMQQIREQMQDVADSIVQLSERSQAIGEVVTTVNGLAEQSNLLGVNASIEAAKAGEVGRGFSVVAQEVKLLAEQSKQATSQARALLGEIQKAINMAVMTAEQSSKAVDKGHQQASLSGVAIHQLLESLQGSSSASLQIAASSQQQVQGMDQVVMAMTNIRKASEDNAAGTRQAEQAALNLHELGRKLMSQMASFKV from the coding sequence GTGGAGCGATTGGAACATCTGACCACCAGAAGCAAGTTATTGCTGTCCTTTGGCGTCGTGTTTCTGCTGCTACTGGCCGTGTCCTGGTCGTCAGCTCACAGCCTGCAGCAGCTGCAGGCAGCCCAGCAGCGGCTGTACGACACCTATGTCGCCCAGCTGCTGGCGCTGAAGAATATACGCATCAATCTCAACAGCAATCGTGCGGACATTCTGCAACTGCTGATGAATAACGACACCAGCAACGACGAGAAGATTCAGCAGCGCATGCTGCAGCGTGGTCAGGATGATGAAAACGCCATGCAACAGCTGATGGTCAGTAATGCGGCAAAGCCACAGATGCTGGCCGTGCTGAACCAGATGGTGGAAGTGCGCCATCAGTATCAGGCGGTCCGTGAGCGTCAGCTGCAGGCCATTCGCAGTGGCGACAGCAAGGCGCTGGAACAGACACTGGCACTGGCGGTAGGCGAGCAGGCACAACGGGTGGAGCAAATGAGATCGCTGGCGGAGCAGGCCAGTCTGCTGATCGAGCAGAATGTCGCACTGTTGCAGCAACAGAGCAGTGACACCCTGCAGCGCCAGGAATGGCTGCTGTTGGGGGTGACCCTGCTGGCGGTGCTGCTGATCATTGCGCTGGTGATCTGGCTCAACCGTCAGCTTGCCTTACCGCTGGTGGGGCTGACGCAGTGGGCGCAACGCATTGCACAGGGGGAGTTGCCTGACCATATGACGGTCAGCGAGCGTCGGGATGAGGTCGGGCAGCTACAGCGGGCTTTCGGCCAGATGGGGGGCTATCTGACCACCCTTGCGTCTCAGGCCGGGCGTATTGCTGACGGTGAGCTGGATTTGTCCGCCAGACCGGTATCAGAGCGTGATTTGCTGGGGAGTGCTTTTGCCCGTATGACCGGCTATTTGCGCGAGCTGTCTGTTTCTGCTGCACAAATCGCCGGGGGAGATCTGTCGGTCACGGTCACGCCGCGCTCCGGGCGGGATGCGCTGGGAGCAGCTTTTGCGACCATGGTCAGTAATCTGCGGGCGCTGTTGCTGCAACTGCAGGGCGGTATCGATGTACTGGCCAGTGCCAGTCAGGAAATTCTGTCGATGACGGCGCAGGTCGCCGCCAGTTCTCAGGAAACCTCGGTCTCTATCAGCGAGATCAGTACCACTGTCGAGGAAGTGAAACAGACCGCCGGGCAGGCATCGGAGCGGGCGCGGACCATGACGGCGGCGGCACAGCAGGCCGCGCAGGTAGGGCAGCAGGGCAAGCAGGCGGTGGAAGTGACGCTTGAGCGGATGCAGCAGATCCGCGAACAAATGCAGGACGTGGCAGACAGCATTGTGCAGCTGAGCGAGCGTAGTCAGGCCATCGGCGAGGTGGTCACTACGGTCAATGGGCTGGCGGAGCAGTCCAATCTGCTCGGCGTCAATGCCTCCATCGAAGCGGCCAAGGCCGGTGAGGTGGGGCGTGGCTTCAGTGTGGTCGCACAGGAGGTCAAGCTGCTGGCGGAGCAGTCGAAACAGGCCACCAGCCAGGCTCGGGCCCTGCTGGGTGAGATTCAGAAAGCGATCAATATGGCGGTGATGACCGCAGAGCAAAGCAGCAAGGCGGTGGATAAGGGCCATCAGCAGGCCAGTCTGTCCGGTGTGGCCATTCATCAGCTGCTGGAAAGCCTGCAGGGATCATCGTCTGCCTCTCTGCAGATTGCAGCTTCCAGCCAGCAGCAGGTGCAGGGTATGGATCAGGTGGTGATGGCCATGACCAACATCCGCAAGGCCAGTGAGGATAACGCAGCCGGCACCCGTCAGGCTGAACAGGCGGCGCTCAACCTGCATGAGCTGGGGCGCAAGCTGATGAGCCAGATGGCCTCGTTCAAGGTCTGA
- a CDS encoding methyl-accepting chemotaxis protein: MMTAYRNLSIRNKLLVSFLLLTLLFCLSQLFNYQQFQRLQQGQQQLIDEQVQVLMQMKDVRVQANTIRALLLGRIVRAGQGGGASDELIQQQLDDQSRSLQLLMQNSADSKDIAGLVQSLYQVWSEYATQILQEELPLLNQGKFDAAREQSIGIQAQRISRIRDLGEQITQIKQQQVQQQLQLAAQQLTELRVEMLAFFVLVLLIIALVIAVTSRSIARPLENLTRWARQIASGELVSDVTVERRADEVGRLSEAFQQMGGYLRSLAQSSERIARGDLTLEVAPQSERDVLGNAFARMVVNVRELLQELQEGIGVLATASQEILASTAQVASGAQQTAVAITEITTTVEEVRQTASTATQKARHVSDSAQRTLQVSKDGKAAIDATMEGMTQIREQMHSVAQSIVRLSEQAQAIGDVVATVNELAEQSNLLGVNASIEATRSGEQGRGFSVVAQEVKNLAVQSKQATGQVRTILNDVQKALNQAVLQAEQSSKAVDSGHRQAQSSAVAINTLAYSIEESSGAALQIAASSQQQMVGMDQMVVAMESIKQASQENVEGTKQTEAAARNLHQLGQKLKGRVAQFQL, translated from the coding sequence ATGATGACGGCCTATCGCAATCTCAGTATTCGCAACAAATTACTGGTGTCTTTTCTGCTGCTGACCCTGCTGTTTTGCCTGTCTCAGCTGTTCAACTATCAGCAGTTTCAGCGCCTGCAGCAGGGCCAGCAACAGCTGATCGACGAACAGGTGCAGGTGCTCATGCAAATGAAGGATGTGCGGGTGCAGGCCAACACCATCAGGGCGCTGTTGCTTGGGCGTATCGTACGGGCCGGGCAAGGCGGCGGAGCCAGTGATGAACTCATCCAGCAGCAGCTGGATGATCAGTCCCGCAGTCTGCAGCTGCTGATGCAGAACAGTGCTGACAGCAAGGATATCGCCGGGTTGGTGCAGAGCCTGTATCAGGTGTGGAGCGAATATGCCACGCAAATACTGCAGGAAGAGCTGCCGCTGCTGAATCAGGGTAAGTTTGATGCCGCCCGTGAACAGAGCATTGGCATCCAGGCGCAGCGTATCAGCCGTATTCGCGATCTGGGCGAGCAGATCACCCAGATCAAACAGCAGCAGGTCCAGCAGCAACTGCAACTGGCCGCCCAGCAACTCACCGAACTGCGGGTGGAAATGCTCGCTTTCTTTGTCCTGGTGCTGCTGATCATCGCGCTGGTCATTGCCGTGACCTCGCGCTCTATTGCCCGCCCGCTGGAGAACCTCACCCGCTGGGCACGGCAGATCGCCAGTGGCGAGCTGGTCTCCGATGTAACCGTTGAGCGCCGTGCGGACGAAGTGGGCCGGCTGTCAGAGGCCTTTCAGCAGATGGGCGGTTATCTGCGCAGCCTGGCACAGTCATCGGAACGGATTGCCCGCGGCGACCTGACACTGGAAGTAGCTCCGCAGTCCGAACGCGATGTGCTGGGCAATGCCTTTGCCCGCATGGTGGTCAATGTGCGTGAGCTGCTGCAGGAGCTGCAGGAAGGGATCGGTGTGCTGGCGACGGCCAGTCAGGAAATTCTGGCCTCCACCGCTCAGGTGGCCAGTGGTGCCCAGCAGACGGCAGTCGCCATCACCGAGATCACCACCACCGTTGAGGAGGTCAGACAGACCGCCAGCACCGCCACTCAGAAGGCACGCCATGTCAGTGACAGTGCCCAGCGAACGCTGCAAGTCTCGAAAGATGGCAAGGCAGCCATCGACGCGACAATGGAAGGCATGACCCAGATTCGTGAGCAAATGCACTCTGTTGCGCAGAGCATTGTGCGCCTCAGTGAACAGGCACAGGCCATTGGAGACGTGGTGGCGACCGTCAATGAGCTGGCCGAGCAGTCCAACCTGCTGGGAGTGAATGCATCCATTGAGGCCACCAGGTCGGGGGAGCAGGGACGGGGCTTTTCTGTCGTGGCACAGGAAGTGAAAAATCTGGCGGTGCAGTCCAAGCAGGCGACCGGGCAGGTGCGCACTATTCTCAATGATGTGCAGAAGGCGCTGAATCAGGCGGTACTGCAGGCCGAGCAGAGCAGCAAGGCTGTCGACAGTGGCCACCGTCAGGCCCAGTCAAGTGCGGTCGCTATCAATACACTGGCCTACAGCATCGAGGAGTCTTCCGGGGCGGCGCTGCAGATTGCTGCTTCCAGTCAGCAGCAGATGGTCGGTATGGACCAGATGGTGGTGGCCATGGAAAGCATTAAACAGGCCAGCCAGGAGAATGTGGAAGGGACCAAACAGACAGAAGCGGCTGCCCGTAACCTGCATCAGCTCGGGCAGAAATTGAAGGGGCGGGTGGCTCAGTTCCAGCTTTGA
- a CDS encoding chemotaxis protein CheW: MSATTGEEHWLVLRQRLDQLSRMQATADPDAVLAQRARQLAVPLQNEEQVARVALLVFELSGERYALSPYRVVEVVPLRQLTPVPCTPGYILGVVAVRGRLVSVLDLRQFFELPLRSLSERNSVILISDGRMEFGLLCDSLCGTQELPLEQILPPLRHRHDSREGYLLGVTAEHWAILDTEVLLGDPRLVVNQQV; encoded by the coding sequence ATGAGCGCAACGACAGGTGAGGAACACTGGCTGGTGCTGCGTCAGCGTCTGGATCAGCTGAGCCGGATGCAAGCGACCGCGGATCCGGACGCCGTGCTGGCGCAACGGGCCAGACAGCTGGCTGTGCCATTGCAGAATGAAGAGCAGGTCGCCAGGGTGGCGCTGCTGGTATTCGAACTGAGCGGTGAGCGCTATGCCCTGTCACCCTACCGGGTGGTTGAAGTGGTACCGCTGCGGCAGCTTACCCCTGTGCCCTGCACGCCCGGTTATATCCTCGGGGTGGTGGCTGTGCGCGGGCGGCTGGTCTCGGTGCTGGATCTGCGCCAGTTCTTTGAGCTGCCGTTACGCAGCCTGTCGGAGCGCAACAGCGTGATTCTGATCAGTGACGGCCGTATGGAGTTCGGTCTGCTATGCGACTCCCTGTGTGGCACGCAGGAACTGCCTCTGGAGCAGATTCTCCCACCCCTCAGGCATCGCCATGACAGCCGTGAAGGATATTTGCTGGGGGTAACTGCCGAACACTGGGCCATTCTCGATACCGAGGTGTTGCTAGGTGATCCGCGTCTGGTGGTCAACCAGCAGGTATAA